The Larimichthys crocea isolate SSNF chromosome XII, L_crocea_2.0, whole genome shotgun sequence region CAGCAGCTAGCTGCCGTGAGCTAGCGCTGTTAGCCTGTGGCTACAGTGAAGTTACCGGTCACACAGGTTAGCTGAGCTAGCCTAGCCTGGCTACATAGCATGCTGAGGTGGACCAAGGTCTGTTTACCTGACACCGTGACCGGCCCCTCCGTTACATATTAACAGACAGACCTGGGTCAGCGAGGATGGAACCGTAAactttgtactgtactgttatGATTTCTCATACACAGTTATAAGCCATACCTTCACAGAAAACTCATTTTTATAAATCACGGAGTCAGACAACAAGCGTGTCAAGTCAATACTGCcatgtgtactgtacatacagagaactgaaacagtgtttctctcatagccctggtgcaaacagcaatatacatgaaatatcgaatataaaaatatattaaaagttaaaagcagggttcccacgggtgcttggattccttgaaaatgcttgaatttcaattcagtgttttcaaggttgtgaaaatgcttgaattttttgtgaagtgcttgaaaatgcttgaaatttgtgtgatgtctatctcaataaaccaagagaaaacaaaaatgtttcctaagcggctacgcgcttgatccgatgcctttacatgcagaactcagttatcatactCGCTTGGTGTTCTGCCGAGAAATAACAGTAGACTACTATCGACACCTGATACATTACATTCCAGTAAATCTTGAGTGTCTCttgtctgtattttgtcttcCTGGGACTGGTACAAAGCAAAGCATACTGGTTGATCATCAAGCAGCACTAGCATGTATCTTGTTAATGGACAGGGGCAGTAAGTGTGGATTGGGTCTGTGTGATGGTCCGTGCTGTGAAAGGTTtccacacactgaaaagaaattactCGTCTGCTGATAGACATACTTTAGCCCCCTTCAggcatttgtcactgttattgcgctatggtagttacacaatacaccgctcacaagctgagaatacaagcgtgcttgaaaagtgcttgaatttgttcatgaaaaaggtggGGGAACCCTGTAAAAGATATGGCAAatctaaaagataaaaaaatataaatatggcaaatatagaAAGATTCAGCGGTATAAACAGTATGAATTGTGAGAGTTCTTGTCATTCCTCTCACTGTGAGCTCCATGGTTAATGATCGTGAATGAGATGTAGATGATGTGTGTCTCACAGAGCAGTCTTCATCATGGCATTGAGAGGCGCCGTGTGCCGTCTCCTGCTCACACCTCAGAGATGTGCCATCATCTCTGCATGCAGAGCGCAGGGAACCGCAGCACCTGTCAGAAGAGGTGAGTGTTGCCACACCGTGCCAGTCACAGTGATGACATGGTTTAAAGGGACAGTCCTCCACACacgtttgtctttctgtgtgatTTACAGAGGTAAAGAGCAAACATGCTATAACTGTAAAAGGTGACAGATTTGGagtgttattatgttattaatgttattaatcattttgtctGGTTTCAATGTTCCACAGATGCAGAGAAGACTGAGCAGAAAGCCAAAGCACGTAGGTGTTAATAACTCCTAATAATATTTAGAATATGAAGCTCTCAACAGAACATATTTTGAACAgtggtttaaatgtttttttttttaatgtttccaccTCCTGACAGCAAAGGTCCAGTTCAACTGGCTCGATGCCCTGGACCTGGAGGGCCAGCTGACGGAGGATGAGGTCATGATCAGAGACTCCTTCCACACCTACTGCCAAGAGAAACTCATGCCTCGCATCATCATGGCAAACAGAAACGAGGGTGAGACCCGGAGACCTTAATCCATGACTCGATTTGTTTCATTCAGCTTCACTGACTCTTATGCTTAACAAACATTCTTGATAACATTCCTGTATGTAATACGTGCTGCAGTGTTGTCACATGTAACTCCTCTGACCTGACATCCTGTGACAGctggtttgtgtctttgtttcagtgttcCACAGAGAAATTGTGTCAGAGATGGGAGAGATGGGTGTCCTGGGCCCGACCATTAAAGGTGAGTATGAACAAGTCTGCTCGATTTAAGGTATGGTGTAAGTGACTGAGACAATGCCTTGTATAGTAGATATCCCAGAAAAGACCATAGAGTTTATTGTAGCATTTTATTGTGAACCGTGACGTTTCACAATGTTTCTGTTGTAAAACAGCCAGGTTCCTCTCACATTAATGTCTGTCTCAAATGGACTTTGGCCATGTGGACActggctctgtgtgtgctgtttgtgtgtctataaaggtttcagctcattaaacttttcattttttaactttcattttaatgacaCTAACAATATCCCCTGTTCCCGTGTTTGAATGAAGGTTATGGCTGTGCTGGGACAAGCTATGTGGCCTATGGTCTGATTGccagagaaatagagagagtgGACAGCGGCTATCGCTCAGTCATGAGCGTGCAGTCGTCACTGGTCATGCATCCCATTAATGCCTATGGcacagaggagcagaaacagaagTACCTCCCCAAGCTGGGTAAGAAGCTACAGCGACGTTTTATCTATCAACAATAATGGATCTGTTGTCAGATATTAATGCAGCTCTTGGTTTTCTCAGCTCGTGGAGAGATCCTGGGTTGCTTCGGCTTGACAGAGCCTAACCATGGCAGCGACCCCGGCAGCATGGAAACCAAAGCCAAATACAATCCGTCCAGTCGCACCTACAGTCTGACTGGCTCGAAGACCTGGTGAGTCATTAATAGAATCAAAATAACAGTCAGTAGCATCTTAGTGGAATTCAAATTTCACTCTAATATCAAGGCCTCAGGTCAGGATTTACGTATTAATAATAAGTACTTTCTGATTGAAGAGCAATACAAAATAGATTAAACCAGTGTTATAATTATAAGGAGGATTATAATTCAGGCTATGTACTCCACATTACTGCACAAgcagaaatatgtttgtgttctcAGGAGGACTCATCAAAACCCGAGAAAACAGGGTCTGATAGTTCATAATAATGAACGGATGTGTAATGATGTCATGGATGAAAAAATATCTGATGTTAAAGTCAGGTGAGTTTAGAGACAGTTATTCTGAATTAATTCTCTAAAACTCAAATCATACATAAGAGATTGTACTGTGTACTTTATTGGTACTTATTGATATCACTCTCCATAACAGTTTTTTGCAGAAATAAGTTGAATTGTTTTTCcctttaatgcatttttaaaaatcaaatttcGTAAAGTGAGTTCACTTTTTTCAACGTTTTGCCCTGTCAGCATTTCATATGTCACATAAATACAGAAAGTTTTGTCTAGGAGCTTATTGATATTTCAGTACTGACCAGTCAGGACCTGCACAGGTTTAGGGACGGTTCTCGATACCCTTCCCTGATCATacactgacagatgttttcttttagtgACCTTAGTTTTGTTTCAtctattataattattacattttttgtgtaatgtttcagtttctgtGCCTCTGTATGTCATTATGTGTCCACATGGTGGAGCTCTTCAGCTAAAGTACTGTATGAAACTCTcagaggtttctttttttttttttcattggagAGAGTCCAAGACAAAAGTAAAATCAGAAGAAATATTCTATATAAATGTTGACACTTCAAATCTATCCTGTTCAAAATCCGCCCATAAACAAAGGCGACGCTCTGTTCTGTTTCCACCTTCAGGATCACTAACTCCCCAGAGGCAGATATTGCTGTTGTGTGGGCCAAATGTGATGACGGGAAGATCCGGGGCTTCATCCTCGAGCGCGGCATGAAGGGCCTCTCAACACCTAAGATTGAGGGAAAGTTCTCCCTGAGAGCCTCCGTCACCGGTATGATCGTCATGGACGAGGTGGAGGTCCCTGAGGAGAACCTGCTGCCTAAAGCCAGCGGCCTCAGCGTAAGTGGAGATTTAGCTGTAGTGGTGCTTGTGTGAGATAAATAGTATAATATGTGATATACTCATGAAATATAGGTTGTGACTCACCTCTGTGGAGgggtggtggagtgatgggcagccacacagagtggtgccctgggagcagttaggggtttggTACCTTGCTCATAGGCACCTACTGCAGAACTGGAACCTccccagctaccagtccaccttccctgctggacttgaaccggccaccctccagttcccaagccaaacCCCCACAGACTGAGCACCTGCCACCTGTAATCACTCATCACACTCCTCTTGCTGATTCCAGGGTCCTTTTGGCTGCTTGAACAACGCTCGTTATGGGATTGCGTGGGGTGCTCTGGGTGCTGCAGAGTTCTGTTTCCACGCAGCTCGACAGTACACACTCGACAGGTCAGACATCAGATGTATCAGTAATGTAATGTCTTGTTACATCATGGTGGATTTGATCATTTATTGATAGTGACAATGTTCCCATACCAGAATCCAGTTTGGCGTTCCACTGGCAAGAAATCAGCTGATGCAGAAGAAAATGGCTGACATGTTGACAGAGATCACCATCGGCCTGCAGTCCTGTGTGCAGCTGGGAAGACTCATCGATGAGAAAAAGTAAAGTTATCCTCTAACTCACTAACTCTCTCTTCTTGCCAGGtgctaaaaaggaaaaagtatttttccCTTTGGGTTTCAACAGTGTCAGGAAGTTTCCCCTCTGCAGTTGTTCaggtatttcagtctggaccatgGTACCAGTACTGGTTTACTAATGTGAAACAAACATCTGGTGTTTTTGTTAACAGAGCAGCCCCAGAGATGATATCCATGCTGAAGAGGAACAGCTGCGGGAAAGCCCTCGACATCGCCAGGCAGGCCAGAGACATGCTCGGAGGAAACGGCATTGCAGATGAGTACCACATCATCCGCCACGTCATGAATCTGGAAGCTGTTAACACATAcgaaggtgaggaggaggaggtggacatGCACGAACACACAACAGATGGAATGATACGAGGGTGTTTAAGTTTGACTGAGAAAAATATGTACCTACACATTTATTAAGTTTATTTGAACCTGAATGTTTCATGTTAGTTTTGAGAGAGTGTATCAATCCCTTCCACATCCTGTTTGATATggcctgtctctcctcctccagggaCTCATGACATCCACGCCCTGATCCTGGGCAGAGCCATCACAGGGCTGCAGTCCTTCACTGCGGACAAATAGACTCTGCCTCTCACTGCTGCTCCCAAACAACAGGAACCTGCTGTTAGAAATGTAACTTGCATGTCATCTGTGCAGCAGTTCTCACTTTATTTGAACAGA contains the following coding sequences:
- the LOC104930241 gene encoding glutaryl-CoA dehydrogenase, mitochondrial, whose product is MALRGAVCRLLLTPQRCAIISACRAQGTAAPVRRDAEKTEQKAKAPKVQFNWLDALDLEGQLTEDEVMIRDSFHTYCQEKLMPRIIMANRNEVFHREIVSEMGEMGVLGPTIKGYGCAGTSYVAYGLIAREIERVDSGYRSVMSVQSSLVMHPINAYGTEEQKQKYLPKLARGEILGCFGLTEPNHGSDPGSMETKAKYNPSSRTYSLTGSKTWITNSPEADIAVVWAKCDDGKIRGFILERGMKGLSTPKIEGKFSLRASVTGMIVMDEVEVPEENLLPKASGLSGPFGCLNNARYGIAWGALGAAEFCFHAARQYTLDRIQFGVPLARNQLMQKKMADMLTEITIGLQSCVQLGRLIDEKKAAPEMISMLKRNSCGKALDIARQARDMLGGNGIADEYHIIRHVMNLEAVNTYEGTHDIHALILGRAITGLQSFTADK